The proteins below come from a single Mangifera indica cultivar Alphonso chromosome 16, CATAS_Mindica_2.1, whole genome shotgun sequence genomic window:
- the LOC123198894 gene encoding uncharacterized protein LOC123198894 produces the protein MEGSSRLKQIRSGYEPSDTENEGHESPLQALAYQVPKMETDLPRINITTTTCSFRSNRRLASKIENENGSGSSPKVSPLVRRHSSKSPYKRKNGSPFSTSDRRRHVSAYKLWREELCSSNKTVEDNEIVAANRKQSLRTPTRDEKGESYSQFPEVSAYSRRARTAPRLRPREKDQQNNQEEKRDQEVLSPLSGNMIRQQREKSVGELNEMIALKLSESPKNRALNFESSESISPGNIFFSREAFAKNGDNQVLVRHDLYPRPTIYSSGDPLFHEHGGRNGSIDHNPQKASASSRFSRVTMATNSAVNRQSSGKLSLETSKMSDASGKSTGSSKRFVANRLKSQSDAWFSCMRKGTCRNSRTRSPPHENRAFDEASFIEKAFVIENLRQFWADKHQPSSLNGFSCHKHEAQLLKQLVSEDNYPHILFKGPSGSGKRALAMTMLGEIYGDSFWNLSHDLRCFPVLENRPMQVFVPVASSAHHVELNVNLEQNAKYALMGLVKEMRNNYETIPEVSSINFKTDYKAILLYEVDQAGESIQYLIKWIMDCYSDAFKLILCCKDDIDIIESVKNRCKVVSVDTPSKHEVVETLIQIAKKENFQLSMSFAAKIATKSKHNLRIAIMALEACKAQNYPFADDQPIALGWEEALIELSAEILADPSPNRLLLVREKIQKLLVDFVHPKLILLKLVEEFLKGVEGSLKREIYYWHAYYDKRLPTGTGALLKLQEFIAKFMSVYRRASANRQYM, from the exons ATGGAGGGTTCATCAAGATTGAAACAGATAAGAAGTGGGTATGAGCCTTCTGACACAGAGAACGAGGGGCACGAAAGTCCTCTGCAAGCACTGGCTTATCAAGTGCCAAAAATGGAGACGGATTTACCAAGAATCAACATCACCACCACCACTTGTTCTTTCAGAAGCAACCGGAGACTTGCTTCCAAGATTGAGAACGAAAATGGGTCTGGTTCTTCTCCCAAAGTTAGTCCTCTGGTGAGGAGACACAGCAGCAAGTCACCTTACAAGAGAAAAAATGGCAGTCCCTTCTCAACATCTGACCGTCGAAGACATGTTTCTGCTTATAAATTATGGAGAGAGGAGCTTTGTTCAAGTAATAAGACGGTTGAGGATAATGAAATTGTGGCTGCCAATAGGAAGCAAAGCCTACGAACACCAACCAGAGATGAAAAGGGAGAAAGCTACTCACAGTTTCCTGAGGTTTCAGCTTATAGTCGTAGAGCAAGGACTGCACCACGACTAAGACCTAGAGAAAAAGACCAACAAAACAATCAGGAGGAGAAAAGAGATCAGGAAGTGTTATCACCATTGTCAGGGAACATGATCAGGCAACAAAGAGAGAAATCAGTCGGTGAACTCAATGAAATGATTGCTCTTAAGCTTTCTGAAAGTCCTAAAAATAGAGCTCTAAATTTTGAGAGCTCTGAATCAATTTCGCCTGGCAATATATTCTTTTCCCGGGAAGCATTTGCTAAGAATGGTGACAATCAGGTTCTAGTGCGGCACGATTTATATCCAAGGCCAACAATATATTCATCCGGAGATCCTTTGTTTCATGAGCATGGTGGAAGAAATGGTAGCATTGATCATAACCCCCAAAAAGCTTCAGCAAGTTCCAGATTTTCTCGGGTAACCATGGCAACCAACTCTGCTGTTAACAGACAGAGTAGTGGTAAGCTTAGCTTGGAAACTAGTAAGATGAGTGATGCAAGCGGTAAATCAACTGGAAGCTCAAAAAGGTTCGTGGCTAACAGGCTGAAGAGCCAATCTGATGCATGGTTTTCTTGTATGAGGAAGGGAACTTGCAGGAACTCAAGAACCAGATCACCACCTCATGAGAACCGAGCGTTTGATGAAGCTTCCTTCATTGAGAAGGCATTTGTAATTGAAAACCTGAGACAATTTTGGGCTGATAAGCATCAACCCAGCTCGTTGAATGGATTCAGTTGCCACAAACATGAAGCTCAGCTGCTCAAACAACTT GTTTCTGAAGACAACTATCCCCATATCTTGTTCAAGGGACCATCTGGTTCTGGGAAAAGAGCACTAGCGATGACTATGCTAGGAGAAATTTATGGTGATTCATTTTGGAAT TTATCTCATGATTTAAGATGCTTCCCAGTTCTG GAAAATAGGCCTATGCAAGTGTTCGTCCCTGTAGCATCCAGTGCTCACCATGTAGAGCTCAATGTTAACTTGGAACAAAATGCTAAATATGCTCTGATGGGTTTGGTCAAGGAAATGAGAAATAACTATGAAACCATCCCTGAAGTCAGCAGTATAAATTTCAAGACTGATTATAAAG CAATACTTCTTTATGAAGTTGACCAAGCTGGAGAGAGTATCCAGTACTTGATAAAATGGATTATGGACTGTTACTCAGATGcttttaaactcatactttgcTGCAAAGATGATATAGACATTATAGAATCAGTGAAGAACCGCTGCAAAGTTGTCAGTGTCGACACGCCTTCGAAACATGAA GTTGTGGAGACTCTCATTCAGATAGCAAAGAAAGAGAACTTCCAACTATCCATGAGCTTTGCTGCTAAGATTGCTACCAAATCAAAACACAACCTGAGAATAGCAATAATGGCTCTTGAAGCATGCAAAGCACAGAA TTATCCTTTTGCTGATGACCAACCAATTGCACTTGGATGGGAAGAGGCCTTGATAGAATTGAGTGCAGAAATTTTGGCTGATCCATCACCTAACAG ATTATTGTTGGTGCGGGAAAAGATTCAAAAGCTTCTTGTTGATTTTGTTCACCCCAAGCTAATTCTTCTG AAGCTTGTAGAAGAGTTCCTTAAAGGTGTCGAGGGTAGTTTAAAAAGGGAAATATATTATTGGCATGCTTATTAT GATAAGAGGCTTCCAACAGGAACAGGTGCTTTACTGAAATTACAAG AATTTATAGCCAAATTCATGAGTGTATACAGAAGGGCTTCAGCTAATCGTCAATATATGTGA
- the LOC123199768 gene encoding soluble inorganic pyrophosphatase 4-like, whose translation MSSKIGENSTIPVTLNERILSSMSRRSVAAHPWHDLEIGPGAPLICNCVVEIGKGSKVKYELDKTSGLIKVDRVLYSSVVYPHNYGFIPRTICEDSDPMDVLILMQEPVLPGCFLRCRAIGLMPMIDQGEKDDKIIAVCEDDPEFRHYKDIKEIPPHRLAEIRRFFEDYKKNENKKVDVEDFLPAEAAIEAIKYSMDLYAAYIVESLRQ comes from the exons ATGTCTTCAAAGATTGGAGAGAATTCGACCATTCCAGTTACTTTGAATGAGAGGATTCTCTCTTCAATGTCACGAAGATCCGTTGCTGCTCATCCCTGGCATGACCTAGAGATTG GACCAGGGGCACCCTTGATCTGTAACTGT GTCGTAGAGATTGGCAAGGGGAGTAAAGTGAAATACGAACTGGACAAGACTAGTGGTCTTATAAAA GTTGATCGCGTCCTTTACTCATCAGTCGTGTATCCTCACAACTATGGTTTCATCCCAAGAACAATTTGTGAGGATAGTGACCCAATGGATGTCCTCATACTGATGCAG GAACCCGTGCTCCCTGGATGCTTCCTCCGTTGCCGTGCCATCGGTCTGATGCCAATGATTGATCAG GGTGAAAAGGATGACAAGATTATCGCAGTGTGTGAGGATGATCCTGAATTCCGCCACTACAAAGACATCAAGGAGATACCGCCTCATAGATTGGCTGAAATACGCCGTTTCTTTGAGGACT ACAAGAAGAATGAGAACAAGAAAGTTGATGTGGAGGACTTCCTGCCTGCAGAGGCTGCAATTGAGGCTATCAAATACTCAAT GGATCTGTACGCAGCGTACATTGTTGAGAGCTTGAGGCAGTGA
- the LOC123198535 gene encoding gamma carbonic anhydrase 1, mitochondrial, giving the protein MGTLGKAIYSVGFWIRETGQALDRLGCRLQGNYYFQEQLSRHRTLMNIFDKAPVVDKDAFVAPGASIIGDVEVGRGSSVWYGCVLRGDVNRISVGSGTNIQDNSLVHVAKSNLAGKVLPTIIGDNVTVGHSATLHGCTVEDDAFVGMGATLLDGVYVEKHAMVAAGALVRQNTKIPCGEVWAGNPAKFLRKLTEEEIAFISQSALNYSNLAQVHAAENAKSFDEIEFEKMLRKKFARRDEAYDSMLGVVRETPPELILPDNIMPNKVPKTA; this is encoded by the exons ATGGGAACGTTAGGGAAAGCCATATACTCCGTCGGCTTTTGGATCCGGGAAACCGGTCAAGCCCTTGATCGTCTTGGTTGTCGCCTCCAGGGCAATTACTACTTTCAAGAACAAC TGTCTAGGCATCGGACTCTCATGAACATATTTGACAAAGCCCCTGTTGTTGATAAGGATGCATTTGTAGCCCCTGGTGCATCTATAATCGGTGATGTTGAGGTGGGCAGAGGTTCGTCCGTTTGGTATGGGTGTGTTTTGAGAG GTGATGTTAACAGAATAAGCGTCGGTTCTGGAACAAATATTCAGGACAATTCCCTTGTTCATGTAGCAAAATCAAATTTAGCTGGGAAGGTTTTACCAACTATCATTGGAGACAATGTTACTGTCG GTCATAGTGCTACCTTGCATGGATGTACTGTTGAAGATGATGCATTTGTTGGTATGGGTGCAACCTTGCTGGATGGAGTTTATGTTGAGAAGCATGCGATGGTGGCTGCCGGCGCTCTTGTAAGGCAGAATACCAAAATTCCTTGTGGTGAG GTTTGGGCAGGTAATCCGGCAAAGTTCCTAAGGAAGCTCACAGAAGAAGAGATTGCCTTCATCTCTCAGTCAGCCTTAAATTATTCTAACTTAGCCCAGGTTCATGCAGCTGAAAATGCAAAGAGCTTTGATGAAATTGAGTTTGAGAAGATGCTTCGCAAGAAATTTGCTCGTCGTGATGAGGCATATGATTCAATGCTTGGTGTTGTTCGTGAAACACCTCCAGAGCTTATCCTTCCTGATAATATTATGCCCAACAAAGTGCCAAAAACAGCTTAA